In Lodderomyces elongisporus chromosome 1, complete sequence, the DNA window TACTACAAAAGAAGGAGCTAAACATAGTGGGTGAGTCGATCAATGTGGCTAAAGCCATTGACATGGATTCACATTTCAAAGGACAGTTAACAATTCATTACCTTCCTGACTCATCTGCCAAGATGAACCCATTCAATATTGATCAGGTTTGTTTAGGTTCCGAGAACAACTTTATGATCAAAATGCCTATTGAATTCAACTCAACTTCGGGGATTGGTGTCATACAGATCCAACAGATTACCCCAGATAATGAAGTACGTTTGCATAATTACACTGGCAGAGCACTCAAAAAGATCTTAAAGCGGGATGTCTCTAGTTTAGAGAGTCCCTCAAAGTTGCATCGAAATTTAAAGCCAATGTCGAAACATGTTTCAAAGTCCAATACGATCTTTTATGCCGAGTATCCTATTATATCACCGGGATCCTATCGAATCAAAAGCGTTTTGGATACAAAGGGGAATAGTATACGAACATACAAATCTGAATTTGTTGTAGCCGAGTGCCCACTGGCACGATTCTACTATCCTCCGCACTTTGACCAAAATAAGAAATTCACTTGCTTTACATCCTTAACAACAGACTCATTCAGCTTTCCATGGATTGAGACTTTGGGCCTGACACATGTATTTGTCTCAGTTGACGTAAGCTTGAATAAACAGgagtttaaaaaattaaacattAGCGTTGGACAAGATGTTGTTTCCAGTCCgaaaaactcaaaaacTGATATAAGCTATTTAAAGCCGCAGAGATTATTAAGAAACTCTTTGGAGGAAAACATTATGAAGCAGCTTAATCAAACTTTGTTGGGAACAAACTCTTTATTGGAATTCAAATTGGTTTCTGTTCAAGACACAATTGGAAATTTGCACCGATATCAACCACTTTCCAAAGACTCTGATGTCTTTTATGAAATCAGTTTGCGAAAATCACCAGAAGTGGGCCTATTTGACTCAAATCCCGAGCTAGAATTGGCGATCAACTCTTCAAAGAAGTTGTCTCTCTCTTACACCGacattttttataaaaatgATTTTCCCCtcgatgttgttgttggattCAATAATGAAACTGAGATAACTAAATCATTCAAGTCAGCATCTGACTTGCATCAAGGTATTTCGATTTCAAAGCCGGGATCTTATCAATTACTAAAAGTGAACGATGCCAAATGTCCATGTGCCATATCTCCCAAAAATTCCGTCCAAGCAAAATTAGCACAACTTCCCGAGATAAATATTGCAGCCTCACCTATAAGTGACCGATGTCTAGGTGTCACGGGTTATAAATTTGATTTCGAATTTAGTGGGAAACCACCATTTAGGCTTCATtatcatatatataccaaTGAAACTGGTGGTGTTTTGAAACCAATAAGGTCTGCTACAGGTAAAGCCACGAGAGAAattatttcaaattctAAGTCACACTCGTTTGAATTCCAGCCCCCATCTGAGGGTAACTATGCCATAGTTTTCAACAGTATAATGGATAGTTATTACCATCGACATCCTATCGCGATTGATGAGAAAAAGTACACATACCACACGTACTTTAGACAAGTTTCAGAAATAGGAATGCAAGTTAGATCGCGGACAGTCAAAACATGCTACGGTGTGCCTGCTACGTTACCATTGACATTTAAAGGTAATGGACCATTTAGCTTTGTTTACGATTTTGTTAACCCAGATACAGGAAAGCCAATAACTAAAAGTACCTCAGTTACAAATGTGACCTCTTATTCAATTACAACACCTCCATCTTTGTATGGTAAAGCTGCAGATGTTGTGTTGAGGAGTGCAAAAGATCGGTTTGGATGTGATGCAAGAATGACCTCGCAGAGTATTCGAATTATTAGCAGACCAGAAATTCCTGAggttgagtttggtgcaGCGAAAGAGcattttgaaattgttgaaggtAGTTTCATAGAGGTGCCATTGAATATCAAGTCGTCAGTTGGTTTGCGTGGATCAGACTTGATCAATCTCAAATTTGTACCAAAGGATGGAGACGAAATCGAGGACTCTCGAATAATAAGGGCTGAAATAAGAAGCGGTTCTTCTGTGAAATTGACCAAAGCAGGTAGTTATTGGCTTGATTCATTTGTTAATGATGGTTGTCAGGGACTTGTCTCACACAGTGAACGCAAAATTACATTGTCGTATTTTGATCGCCCAGAAATGAAACTTTCAGTTGATAAAGATTTGCTCGATATTCAAGACACAACCACAATATCTTTGAAACCCGTTTGTAATGGATGTCCTCTTGAGGCGGAATTGCAAATGTACGGAAAACCACCATTTTTGGTTGACTATGAGCTAAAGTTACCTTCTGGAAGAATTGAGTCGAGAAAAATTCGTATTGATGGCACTAGAATGAAAGTGAAGTTGCCAACTAAGGAGGATGGCGTATATGAACACCGTTTTGTCCGTATCTATGATGCACACTATTCAGAACATACTGGTATCCATATCAGACCCGCTGTCCCCAAGATATCGTACAAGATTAATCCTTTGCCCAACGTCAAGTTTGTTCCTGATAGGCACTTTTCTCAAATCTGTGagaacaaattgaaaaatattgaCGAAGTTTTGGAAGTGCCTGTTCTACTCTCAGGAGAATATCCATTTGTCATTGATGCAACGATAACAAATGAAGAAACGAGGAAGCAAAAATCTATCCAATTCCGCAATGTCAATAAACCTACCTTGGATGTGCAACTATCTAATTTTGAGTCTCTTGGGGATTACTCAATAGTtttgaacaaaataatTGATGGAAATGGTTGCATCAACACCGAGCAAAGATCAAACCGCAAATACATTTTGTCAATAACTGAGCCTCCTGATGttgtttcttcatttcCCGAACAGAAACATTACTGTGTTGGTGATCATGTGTCGTATAATGTTAACGGTGTATATCCTGTCACTGTTTCGTACCAATACAATGATGTCAACAAAGAAGCCAAAGTCCACCAACGCTTTATAAGATTAGCTTCGAAACCTGGAATTTTACACATCAAGAGGTTGGTTGATTCGGGCGAGAATAGTTGTGTAGTTGACTTGAGCGCGAATCATGAAAAATTTGCGTCGTTGCTGCTCCAAGTGCATGATCTTCCTAGTGTTGAGGTCAACAAGGGTGATTATATAGTTGAGGATTTGCATGAAGGTGATCAAACTGAATTGATTTTCACTTTCCAAGGCGAGCCACCATTTCTGGTTACATATATAAGAACCATTGATGTCAAAAAGGGTGGTAAAAAATTGAGGAAGCttttggaaaaggaaacagTGCTGAATATCGAGGATTTCGAACATGTTGTATTGGCTAGCCTCGAGGGTACTTATGAGGCCATTGAAGTGCGTGACAAGTATTGCCGAGCAGTTAAAAATATACATTACATAGAGTAGGTTGGTGCATGAACCTGTCAAATTGCAATTTAGTTTAGAATTATACAAGTATAAAccaataaaatataaaatataaaataaaagtaaatttttgtaaataaaaaaaatggaaaagaaagaaacaaataagaAGTTTAAAAACGAATATCAAGTTAGAACTGAAAGTGTACTTggtgtatttttttcaaaaacttctTTTGTGATGATCTGAAACGGTTAAAGTGTAATTATAAAACATATTCAAATACTCATAGTACGATAGTAGTGGTGAAGCTATGCCCATCTCGAGGTTGTAAACTTTATGTATTCTGTCAGTATTGCCTCTGCAACATCGATATCTTTCTCCGTGATGCTATTTCCTGCATCGTGCGTAGTCAACTCAAGATCTACTTTGTTGTAAGtcgttgtaatagttgggTGGTGCCTGTTTAAATGGGCTATACTAGCTACTTTGTTCAAGAATTCCCATGTGCTCTTAAAATTACGAAATTGATAGTGACTGCGGAGTACTTGTGAAGGTGGTGTTTGTAAAGATTGCATTGTCCATCTTGGAGCGGCTAACCCATTGATACGTTTGAGCCCCAGAGCAACCTCGGCAGGAGAGAGACCTTTCACCATGTTCTGTTAATAATTATGGAATAGTGCAAGCTGAGAAATTGTTATAACTCACCTCTTTGTCGCGGTTCACCTTTTTCCCAAATCCCATTGAACATCGAGCCGAAAGCGAAAAGAGGATTAGCGAGATTTTAGTAAAGCATAAAAAgcagaaagagaaagagaaagagaaaaacgtaaaagaaaatattgCACAAAATCTGGGGTccgcttttttttttatttagaTCTCGATCTTTAAATAAAGTAAACGGAAACTTTGCTTGAACCAAAGGAATTGACtactaaaaacaaaatagaaaagcacacacacacacacacacacacactacCGAAAAAGTGCTGCCTTTCCCTTTCAAAATATAGCCGCTTTTAAAAGTCTGTCTTTCCATGTATGACGACAAACTCGAAGTATGGTTTCTGCGATATATATCCTACATTATGAATCCGAAGAGGGCtacaatatcaacaacaatgccATAAGCAATAGTGATAGTTATAAACATTATGATAACAATGATAAACTTGGAGATGTATCGTTCTTCCAATGTTTAACGAGTCGGCGATATCGAGGAAACTGTA includes these proteins:
- a CDS encoding uncharacterized protein (BUSCO:EOG092604ZZ), with the translated sequence MREDLFYTRDQGRRHLSSHQGSAQQGYSQERQSRKGTAEAGPLISSDILDLASQRLFIVSAFILIQSWKLYDLLLLKSDFALSSNSNKGLDGISTISTAGFLFKYIIIDGLFVWSLPILNIPYLRFSLSKTILFTIILNASTVFLVSSWAVPLLSNVFLPVWKFVLQKKELNIVGESINVAKAIDMDSHFKGQLTIHYLPDSSAKMNPFNIDQVCLGSENNFMIKMPIEFNSTSGIGVIQIQQITPDNEVRLHNYTGRALKKILKRDVSSLESPSKLHRNLKPMSKHVSKSNTIFYAEYPIISPGSYRIKSVLDTKGNSIRTYKSEFVVAECPSARFYYPPHFDQNKKFTCFTSLTTDSFSFPWIETLGSTHVFVSVDVSLNKQEFKKLNISVGQDVVSSPKNSKTDISYLKPQRLLRNSLEENIMKQLNQTLLGTNSLLEFKLVSVQDTIGNLHRYQPLSKDSDVFYEISLRKSPEVGLFDSNPELELAINSSKKLSLSYTDIFYKNDFPLDVVVGFNNETEITKSFKSASDLHQGISISKPGSYQLLKVNDAKCPCAISPKNSVQAKLAQLPEINIAASPISDRCLGVTGYKFDFEFSGKPPFRLHYHIYTNETGGVLKPIRSATGKATREIISNSKSHSFEFQPPSEGNYAIVFNSIMDSYYHRHPIAIDEKKYTYHTYFRQVSEIGMQVRSRTVKTCYGVPATLPLTFKGNGPFSFVYDFVNPDTGKPITKSTSVTNVTSYSITTPPSLYGKAADVVLRSAKDRFGCDARMTSQSIRIISRPEIPEVEFGAAKEHFEIVEGSFIEVPLNIKSSVGLRGSDLINLKFVPKDGDEIEDSRIIRAEIRSGSSVKLTKAGSYWLDSFVNDGCQGLVSHSERKITLSYFDRPEMKLSVDKDLLDIQDTTTISLKPVCNGCPLEAELQMYGKPPFLVDYELKLPSGRIESRKIRIDGTRMKVKLPTKEDGVYEHRFVRIYDAHYSEHTGIHIRPAVPKISYKINPLPNVKFVPDRHFSQICENKLKNIDEVLEVPVLLSGEYPFVIDATITNEETRKQKSIQFRNVNKPTLDVQLSNFESLGDYSIVLNKIIDGNGCINTEQRSNRKYILSITEPPDVVSSFPEQKHYCVGDHVSYNVNGVYPVTVSYQYNDVNKEAKVHQRFIRLASKPGILHIKRLVDSGENSCVVDLSANHEKFASLSLQVHDLPSVEVNKGDYIVEDLHEGDQTELIFTFQGEPPFSVTYIRTIDVKKGGKKLRKLLEKETVSNIEDFEHVVLASLEGTYEAIEVRDKYCRAVKNIHYIE